Within Saccharomonospora cyanea NA-134, the genomic segment GGATTTGGCCGCCGCGTAGTCCTCCAAAGCCAACAGCGCACTCCACGCTTTTCGGGGCCAGTTGCCAAACTCGTCCAACGGATCAAGATCGAGTGCTTGCTGTTTGTCGCCGGTGAAACGCACGTACCGCAGCTCTGACATCCGTTCGAAAAGATCTTCGAACGACTCTGGCGGATGTTCAACGGGAGTGTCTGGCAGGGAGTACGCCACATCGTGCCGACCTTGTGCGGCAAGCACTCTGCGCAAGTACCGAACGGTGTTGCGCTCCTCGAGCAGCTCGTCCTGTACCACAGCGTGTTCGAACTGTTCGTTTTCCAGTCGGGACAACAGGTCGCTGCGCTCCTGTTCTGCCCGTTCGAGCCGCTCACGCAAGTCCTCGAACTGTTGCTTCACCCGATACTGGTGAGTGACTGCTTCCCGTCCTGCCTTGGCCAAACGCCCAATTTCCGTCAGCACGGTGAGATCAAGCTCGTTCCTTCCGAACTCACGGGCGAGCGCGACCGCAGCGGCGTGGACCTCGATCGGCATTTCCGCTTGGCCAGTGACAGACTGCGGACGCTCTTCCCGGTGCAGGGGAAGAGGGCTTTGCGACCTCAGGGGAAGCGCAGTGGCACCAGGCTCAGACGGCCTCGGCTTAGGTGGTGCTGTCCAATTTCTGGACTGCGCCGTACTGCCCACAACGACGTCGTCCATTAACCGATCGAGCAGTGTATTCGCCCGCCGGACCGGGGCCGGTAGTGGCGCGTCGATTACCGCGTCTCGTGCTCGCCGCCCCAACATTCGTGCCAGATGTCTGAAGTCTGTGTCCAGCAGCCGCTGAGTGGAAAGCACACGGTGACGTCGACCATCGAGCGCGTCGGTGTCGTCTGCACCCGGACGGAATGTGCGCACTGTACCGGGGGCCACAGCGTGGCTCGCTCCCATACGCTCGCCGAACTCCTTCGCGGCCTCCCATTCCAGTACGTAGGCGCTGGCCAGTCCCACAGTCTGGCGGAGAATCTTGTCGACAGTGCTCGTCCAGTAGGGCAACGGTTCCTGGTCGTCGGCCGCCAGGAACGTCAAACCTCGTCTATCCGGGTCACGCACAACCGCGCACAACTCCGGCACCCCTTCGAATCCCACACGACGTGGCGCGGGTCCGAGCAATCCTGTTCCGTCGCGGGCCTCAGAAAAGACCTCCAGGAGGTACCTCACCAGCCTTGGAATACCTACTGCACCGCGGAACTGGGATGGTGCCTCAACGTCCACCCATACCCAGGGCACTGGGTTGCGGCGTTGCTGAATCACCGTGAGTACGGTGACCCACTGCCCACTATCCTTGGTTTCGACCAGCCTTGCCCGGACCGCGCGGGAACCGTCACGAGGCTGGTGGTCGAGCAATGCCGCCTCGGCTCCTTCATCAACCGCTGCACTCCCGTTCCACACGAGCGCGTCAGGGTCGTAATCTTTTTCACGGAGCCAGTCATGGAAGAGTTTCAGGGAGTCATCGAAGACGTCGTCGTGGTCTGGGACACGGAAGAGGCTGCGGTAACCGAGCATGAGACCTTCCTCGACACGCACATCGTCGTCGCTGACATGTCGTGTCGACACCAGAACCGTTACAGTGGGTTCCAAGCCCGGAACAGCTTGTGATCACATGGTGTCCCTGATGTGATCACTCAGAGGCCGAGTTTTCCCGGGTTGAGGACTCCCTTCGGGTCGGCGGCTTGTTTGGCCGCCGCCAGCACCGACACGCCCACGTCGCCGATCTCGGCACGCAGGTAGGGCGCGTGGTCCACACCGACGGCGTGGTGGTGGGTGATGGTGCCGCGACCTCGTTCGCTGATCGCCTCACTCGCCGCCCGCTTGGCGCGTTCCCACTGGCCGAACGGGTCGTGCGGGTCGCGTGCGGCGAGCACGGTGAAGTACAGCGAGGCACCGGTCTCGTAGGCGTGCGAGATGTGGCACATCACCACCGGACGGTCGAGTGCGCCGTGCAGGGCCACGCGCACCTCGTCGTAGAGCTCCCGCAGCCGGGACCAGTGCGTGGCCGTCTCCAACGTCTCCACGCACACCCCGAGGTCGAGTAGCGCGTCGCGTTGGCGGGGGCCTGAGAAACGGCCGTGCCGCCACGCCTCTCCCGGCGCGCGCCCGAGCGGGACGGCGCCCGCCGCCTTCAGCAGCCTCAGCGCCCGCGCCCGCTGCGGGGCGGGCCCGTGCCAGCCGAGAATCAGCAGGCACGGCTCGTGGACCCGGCGCGCGGCGAGATAGCGGCGCAGAGCCTTCGTCGCGAACCCGCCCTTGAGCGCGAGCGTCACCTCCGTCTCGTCGACATCGGACACCCGCGTGACGTCTGCCAGCAGACCGTTCTGTGCCAGCGCGCGCACGACCTCGGTCGCGTGCTGCCAGCCCCGGAGGACGAACCCCTCGTAGCGTTCCCGCTCCGGCGACGGCCGCACGCGCACGGTCACCTCGGTGATGACGCCGAGCGTGCCCTCGCTGCCGACGGCCAGCGCGCGCAGGTTCGGCCCGGCCGCCGAGGCAGGCGCCACGCCGAGTCGCCACGGCCCTGACGGCGTCGCCAGTCGCACGCCCTGCACCATGTCCTCGAACCGGCCGTATCCCGACGACGCCTGCCCTGCCGAACGCGTCGCGGCGAACCCGCCCAGTGTGGCGCGCTCGAACGACTGCGGCACGTGGCCCAGCGTGAGGCCGTGCGCGGCGAGCAGGCGCTGCGCGTCGGGGCCCCTGACCCCGGCCTGGAACACGGCCAGCCGAGAGGTGCGGTCGACGGAGACGAGCCGGTCGAGCCGTTCGAGGTCCAGCGCGATGACGGCGGCCTTGTCGCCCCGCAACGCGGCGACCCCGCCCACGACGGACGTGCCACCGCCGAACGGCACCACTCCGACGTCGTGGGCCACGCACGCGTCCACCACCCGCTGCACCTCGTCCGGGTCGCCGGGCACCACCACGGCGTCCGGCACGGCGAGCCCGCCCGGGTAGCGGCGGCGCAGGAGGTCGAGGTAGGACATCCCACCCGCGCGGCCGAGTCGCTCGCTCTCTCCGTCCAGCACGTGCCCGGCACCGACCGCATCGACGAGAGCGGCGCGGGCCGCGGCGGGCAGCCGGGAAGGCGGCACGACGAAGGCCGAGGCGGGTGCGGCGGGCGCGGCGGGCGAAAGAGGTCCGATGCGGCGGGTGAGCCAGCGCACCGCATGAGGTGGTAACGCGGCGGCTCCGCCCGCTTCCGGAGTCCAGGCGGAGCGGAGTCGATGGTCGGCGGTGTCGTTCACGGCTAGAGTGTGACATATGAAGCCAGAACGTCACACCTCCGTGCGAACAGGGGCGGGTGCCGTGGTGGCCGAACGCGCCACCGGCTCCCGGGTACCCGACGACGCGCTCCTCGACGCCGCACGGACGTGTGTGCTGGCGGGCGGTGTCCGCCGCACCACGCTCACCGACATCGCCCGCGTCGCGGGGGTGAGCCGCATGACCCTGTACCGGCGGTACCCGGACGTGCGCAGCGTCCTCGCGGCACTCATGACGCGCGAGTTCGGCGCCCTGCTTCACCGGGTCAACGCCGCCATCGACGCCTCGCAACCCGCCCGAGCACGGCTCACGGACCTCGGTGTGGCGGCCGTGCGCGCACTCGGCGCCGATCCCCTGCTGCGCACCGTGCTCGACCGCGACGCCGAACTGCTGCTGCCCTACGTCACCGAGAGGCTGGGCAGCACACAACGGCTCGCGGAGCAGGTGGTGGCCGGGCTCGTCGCCGAGGGCCACGCCGACGGGTCCGTCCGGCGTGGCGAGCCGGGCGCGCAGGTACGGGCCCTGCTGCTGACCGTGCAGTCGTTCGTGCTCTCGTGGCGCCCTGCCACACACGACGTACCGGACGAGGCCCTGCTGTCCGAACTACGACACCTTCTCGACGAAAGCCTGAGGCCATGACGGGAACGAACGTGATCCACGCTTCCTTGACCGCTCGGCGACGCGCGCGGGAACTCGATGCGCTCGCGTCAGGAGAGCGGGTCGACCTGATCGTGGTGGGCGGCGGTGTGACCGGCGCGGGGGTCGCGCTCGACGCGGTCTCGCGCGGACTCTCGGTGGCACTGGTGGAGGCCCGCGACCTCGCGTTCGGCACCTCCCGGTTCTCCAGCAAGCTCGTCCACGGCGGACTCCGGTACCTCGCGCACGGCCACGTCGGTCTGGCCAGGCAGAGCGCGGTCGAGCGCGACATCCTCATGCGCCGCACCGCTCCCCACCTCACGCGACCGCTGGCCCAACTCTTCCCCCGCTACGCCGACACTCCGCCACGCGAGTACGCGCTCACCGCCGCCGGGCTCACGGCGGGTGACGCACTGCGCCGACTCGCCCGCACCCCTTCGTCACTGCTTCCCCGGCCCCGCACGGTGCCTGCCGCTCAGGCGCTCACACTCGTGCCCGCGCTGCGCGAGACCGGGCTCCGCGGCGGTCTGCTCGCCTTCGACGGAGCCCTCACCGACGACGCACGGCTGGTGGTGGCACTCGCCAGGACGGCCGCGGGGCTCGGCGCCCGGGTCCTCACGCGGGTGCGAGCACTGGAGCTGTCGGCCGAGCGCGTGCGCGCCCGCGACGAGCTGACCGGCGAGACCGTCGAACTGCGGGCCCGCCAGGTGGTCAACGCCGCCGGGGTGTGGTCGGGCGAGCTGGTGCCGAGTGTGCGGCTGCGTCCTTCCCGTGGTTCGCACCTCGTGTTGGACGCCCGGGCCACCGAACTCGGCGACACGGCGCTCATGGTACCGGTGCCCGGGGAGTCGAACCGGTTCGTCTTCCTGCTCCCCCAGCCGGGCGGAAAGGTCTATCTCGGACTGACCGACGAGCCCCTCGACGGCGAGGCCACCGACGTCACCGACGTTCCGGACTCGGACGTGGACTTCCTGCTCGACGTGGCGTCGCGGGTGCTCGCCCGCCCTCTCACGCACGACGACGTGCGCGGCTCCTACGCGGGGTTGCGCCCCCTCCTCGACACTCCCGGCGGCCGGACCGCCGACCTGTCCCGGGAGCACGCCGTGCTCACCGACCCGTCCACGGGAGTCGTCACGGTCGTGGGTGGCAAACTCACCACCTATCGGGTGATGGCCCACGACGCCGTCGACGTCGCCGTCTCCCGTGCGGGCCTGCCAGCGGCCGAGTCACGCACGGCGCGCCTGCCCCTCGTGGGAGCGGCGAGCCGCACCGCGCTGACCACAGTGGACGCACCTCGCCGCCTGGTCGGCAAGTACGGCATCGAGGCGCCCCGGGTGACCGCACTCGGCGACGTCGATCCGGACCTGGCGCGTCCGCTGTTCCCCGGCTGCGCCACCACTGCGGCCGAGGTCGTGTGGGCCGTGCGCCACGAGGGAGCGCTCGACGCCGACGACGTGCTCCACCGCCGCACCCGGCTCGGGTTGGTGCCCGAGGAGGCGGAAGCAGCCCGACCCGCCGTGTCCGAGCTGGTCGAACGGTCGTTGCGGGGACTCGCCTGACGTATGCTCTCCCCGTCGCGACAGCGAGAAGGGGGTGTTGTGCCCGAGGGCGTCCTGGTCACCCGGCGCGCGGCGACGACCGTGCGCACCGTCGTGGCGCGCGAGCTGCGCACCCACCTGCGTAACGGGTACTTCGTCGTCAGCACGGTGCTCGTCCTCGCCGTGCTGGTGGGATACCTGCTGTTGCACGCGTCGGTGTTCACGCGGTTGGCGAGCACCACCGTGGGTTTGGTCGGGCAGGCCACCGCCATCGCGGAACCGTTGCGGCAGGCGGCGGACGACACGGGCGAGGACCTCGCCGTCGTTCCGTACCACGACGCCGCACAGGCGCGCGCCGACGTGGTGCGCGGTGAGCTCGACGTCCTGGTCTCGGGCAGCGCGGCGAACCTCCGTGCCCTCTCCGGGTCCGAACTGGACGATTCGGTTCGAGCCCTGCTCACCGGAGTCGCCCAGGACGAGGTGCTGGACGCCAAGCTCGTGGAGGCCGGGCTCGATCCCGTCGACGTGCACACCGACGTGGCGGCGGCCCGCGTCACCGTGCAGACCGCGGAACCGCCTGCCGTGGCGCGCGACGAGCGTCTCGGCACGGCTCTGGTCGTCGTGCTCCTGCTCGTGCTCGGCATCGCCGGGAGCTCGGGCGTGGTGGCACGCAGCCTCACCGAGGACGGCACTCGCATCCCTGACGCCTCGGCCTCGGAGTGTCCCCGGCGCATCGTGCTCGGCAAGGTCGTCGGCGTCGGCCTCGTCGGCGGGGTCCAAGTGCTGGTCCTCGGGGCCGCGACTCTCGCGGTCACCGCCGCCACAGGAGCACTGTCCACCGTGGCACCCGCGACGAGTGCGCTGCTGTGGGGGCTGGTGTGGTTCGTACTCGGCTACGCGCTGTACTGGCCGGTGTTCGTGGCGGCCGCGGCCACGAGCGGCCCGGTGCGGTCGGTCGTGCTGCCCACCACCGCCGTGGTGGTGACCGGTCTCGGGGCCGTCATGCTCGCGCTCCCGGACCCCGAGAGCACGACCGCGCTCACCGTGTCGTTCGTTCCGCCGCTGTCACCGTTCGTGGTGCCGAGTCACCTCACGACCGGTACCGCCGGAGCGTTCGAAGTGGTGACGGCGCTGCTGCTGACCGTGGCGGCGACCATCGTCCTGACCTGGCTGGCCCGCGCTCATGTCCGAACGCCCGCCAAAGCCTGACCACGGTGTCGGAGTTACCGGTGGGCCGCCGGGACCGGAGTGAAGCGCACGGGCAGCGACGTCAGGTTGCGGTTCCACAGTGACGGGGTGAACGTCAGTTTCTCCACCGGCACCGTCACGGAGATGTCGTCCAATGAGTACAGTGCGGTCTCCACCGCGAGGCGCGTGATCAGCCGCGCCGCACGCTGTGCCGGGCAGGCATGGGAGCCCGCGCTGAACGACAGGTACGCACGGTTGCCGACTTCCAGCCACGGGTCGTTGGTACGCACCCGGAAATCGGCGTTGCCCGCCGCGAAGCTGAGGATCACCGCGTCGCCGCGCCGGATCGACTTCCCGGCGAGTTCACAGTCGACCGCCGCGTACCGGCCCATCAGGTTCGCCACGGGCGGGTCACGCCACAGCACCTCGTCGAGAGCCTCGTCGATGCCGAGCCTTCCCCCACGCAGCCGTGCGGTGAACCGGTGATCGGTGAGCATCAGCTGCAACGCCATCGCGATCCAGATGCCCGTGACCTCGTACCCCATACCGATGACCATCATCATCGCGTGGAGCACCTCGTCGTCTCCGCGGAACGATGGATGCCGCACGAACAGCGAGGTCAGGTCGTCCTGCGGCTGGGCCCGCCGCTGCTGCACCAGGTCCACCAACATCCGCTGCATGGAGTCGTCCGCGAAGTACGACTCGATGCCGGCCAGCAGCGTGGCCCTGAGCTTCTCGCGGTCCTCGGACGACACCCCGAGCAGCGACAGCATCACCAGCATGGGGATGGCCGCGGAGTACTCCGTGACGAGGTCCGCCTCCCCGCGCATGGAGAACTCGTCGATGAGCCCCATACAGACCTGCTCGACGGTCCTGCGCAGCCGGTGCTCGTCGAGGTTGTCGAAACCCTCCTCGACGGGTGCGCGCAGCCTCCGGTGTTTCTCGCCGTCGGCGTACACGGCGTTCTCCAACGGCGACAGCAGCGCCGCCAGCGGCGCGTCCGGCGGGATCACGCCGCTGGTGTACTCGCGCCAGGCGCGCGGATCGTGGGAGAACAGCCGTTCGTTGCGGGCCACCTGGCAGATCTCGGCATGCCCCATGACGAGCCAGCCGTTGACGCGCGGCATGAGTTCCACCGGGGCGACCTGGCCCCACCGTGCCCGCAACTCGCTGTAGACGGCCTGCGGGTTCTGCGAGTTGACGATCTGCGACAGGGGCGTCAGGCCGGTCATCTCGGCCAGCGGCTGCGGCCGGAACGGCTGGGGCGTCTGACGCGACTGAGGCGACACCGTCATGCCACCTCCGAATTCCTGCGCACCGCGATGGCGTACTCGACGAGTTTGATCAGGGACTGCACCGACGACTGCCGGTCGCGCGCGTCGCAGTACACGATGGGTGTCTCCGGCAGCAGGTCGAGGGCTTCGCGGAGCTTTTCCGGGTCGTACTCCGGCGAGCCGGGGAACTGGTTGACCGCCACCGCGAACGGTACGCGGGTGTGCAGTTCCAACTGGTCGAACACCTCGAAGCTGTCCTGCAGCCTTCGGGAGTCGACCATGACGAGAGCGCCCACCGCGCCGTCCGCCAACCCCTCCCACAGGTTCCAGAACCGCTTCTGTCCCGGCGTCCCGAAGAGGTACAGCACGATCTCCGGGTTCAGGGTGATACGGCCGAAGTCCATGGCCACCGTGGTGCTGCTCTTGTCGTCGAGTCCGGCGAGGGAATCGACGCCGACGCTCGCGGTGGTCATGGTCTCCTCGGTGCGCAGCGGCGGGATCTCGCTGACCGAGCCGATCAGGGTCGTCTTGCCCACGCCGAACGCGCCGACGACCAGGATCTTGACCGACTGGACGACGGTCGACGGCACATAACGCTCAGAGCTTTCGGAGCCCATTCAGCACTTTCTCCAGCAGATCGATTTCCGGTATGACGAGTCGCTGCGGGCTGGAGCGCACCACGAGATGCCCGGTGTCGATCAGGTCCGACGCGAGCACCACGACCACGCTCACCGGCAGGCGCAGGTGCGCCGCCGCCTCGGCGACCGAGAGCACACCTCGGCACATGTCCACCAACAACCGCTTCTCCCGGCTCGTCGACACCGGGAGCTGCGACTCGGGATTGGCCACCAACAGGGTCTCCGGCCGCAGCGTGTTCCGCGTGGGATGGGCGCGACCACCCGTGATGACGTACGGCCGTACCGGTCGGTCCTGGTACTCCTCGGAGCGGTCCATGGTCAGCGCGTGCGGGTGGGAGTGCTGAGGGTTCGCTCACCGATCTGGAGTACCTGCAGTTGCATCTGCTGCGCGATGAGGCCCGGATCGATGACCGGGTCGGTGACCACTGCGAGCCGTGAGCCGTCGCCCGCACCGCGCACGAACAAAAACCCGCCCTCGAACTCCACCATCACCTGCTTGGGGTCTCCCCCGGTACCGAACTCGTCGCCGACTCCCCTGCCAAGCGAGGTCAGGCCCGCGCACGCGGCGGCGAGTTTGTCGGCGACGTCGGTGGCGGTCTGGTCGGTCTTCACCTTCAGCAGGCCGTCGGAGGTCAGCACGATCGCGTGCCGCACACCGCGCACGCTCCTGATCTGCTCCAGCATCCAACTGTTGTCACCGGCGTGGGCAACCATCACTCCTCCGAAGTGTCACGAGGTTCGTAAGGCGGGTTCGGAGTGGCGGCGATCCGATTGGTCGCGGCGCTGTCCGAGCTGAGGAAGGCACTCATCCACTGTCCCGCCTCCTCCGCGGCCCGCCTGGGATCGGCGGGCACGGCCGGGATGACGGGCAGGTTCATGGTGATCTCGTTGCTGTTCTCGGCGTCGGCATCGCCTCGGCGGGACTTCCGTCGCGGCAGCACGGGCAACCCGTCGTCCACGGAGACGGGCGTCTCGGTGGACTGCTCCCGCCGGGCCGGGGCCGGGTCGGGCAACGGCAACTGTTGGGACTGCGGCGACGACTGGGCGGGTGTCGGCTCCGGCACCTCGACGGGCCTGAGGTTGTCCGCCGTGCTGTGCTGGCGGGAGAGCGCGAGCTGCCCGCTGATCGAGGCGTGCCCCGGAGCCAGTGGCTCGGTCAGCTCGGAAGGCACCATGATGATGGCGCGCACACCGCCGTAGACGGACTCGCCGAGGTCCACGCGGAACCCGTAACGCCGTACGTAGGTGCCCACGGACGGCAGGCCGGTCTGCGGGACCTCGCCGAGTGTGAAGAGGTCGACGAGCTTCTCCCCCGACGCGATGGCGCGGGCCTGTTCGAGCCTCCGATCGTCCATGCCCACACCGCAGTCGTCGATCTCGATCACCGCACCGCGCTGCACGTGCCGCAGTGTGACCAGTACGTTCGTGGTGGGCGGTGAGGACTGCGCCGCGTTGGCCAGCAACTCGGCGACGATGTGGATGAGCGGCTCCACCACTCGGGCTGTGACGGCGATGGCAGGATCGCCGGACGCCTCCACACGCTGGTAGGCGGTGATGCGGCCGGCTGCGCCGCGCACCACGTCCGACAGCGGGAGCGCCTCGTTCCACTGCTGCCCCGGGCGTTCCCCGCAGAGCGCGGCGAGCGACTGCGCGTACCGCGCCTGCTGGGCGGCGGCGTGGTCGATACGCATGCTGGTCTCCAGCACGTCCGGGTCGTTGGGGTGCCGGTTGACCATCCGACCGGCTTCCTCCTGCATCCGGTGCGCGGAGACCTGGACCTTGCGGGCCAGCGACACGACGGCGGAGTGCACGGCGCTGCGCTGCGCGGCGTAGAGGTCGCGGGCTTTCACGACGAGCGCCCTCATGCGCTCGAACTGCTCCCCGGCCTCGG encodes:
- a CDS encoding glycerol-3-phosphate dehydrogenase/oxidase; this translates as MTGTNVIHASLTARRRARELDALASGERVDLIVVGGGVTGAGVALDAVSRGLSVALVEARDLAFGTSRFSSKLVHGGLRYLAHGHVGLARQSAVERDILMRRTAPHLTRPLAQLFPRYADTPPREYALTAAGLTAGDALRRLARTPSSLLPRPRTVPAAQALTLVPALRETGLRGGLLAFDGALTDDARLVVALARTAAGLGARVLTRVRALELSAERVRARDELTGETVELRARQVVNAAGVWSGELVPSVRLRPSRGSHLVLDARATELGDTALMVPVPGESNRFVFLLPQPGGKVYLGLTDEPLDGEATDVTDVPDSDVDFLLDVASRVLARPLTHDDVRGSYAGLRPLLDTPGGRTADLSREHAVLTDPSTGVVTVVGGKLTTYRVMAHDAVDVAVSRAGLPAAESRTARLPLVGAASRTALTTVDAPRRLVGKYGIEAPRVTALGDVDPDLARPLFPGCATTAAEVVWAVRHEGALDADDVLHRRTRLGLVPEEAEAARPAVSELVERSLRGLA
- a CDS encoding cytochrome P450; translated protein: MTVSPQSRQTPQPFRPQPLAEMTGLTPLSQIVNSQNPQAVYSELRARWGQVAPVELMPRVNGWLVMGHAEICQVARNERLFSHDPRAWREYTSGVIPPDAPLAALLSPLENAVYADGEKHRRLRAPVEEGFDNLDEHRLRRTVEQVCMGLIDEFSMRGEADLVTEYSAAIPMLVMLSLLGVSSEDREKLRATLLAGIESYFADDSMQRMLVDLVQQRRAQPQDDLTSLFVRHPSFRGDDEVLHAMMMVIGMGYEVTGIWIAMALQLMLTDHRFTARLRGGRLGIDEALDEVLWRDPPVANLMGRYAAVDCELAGKSIRRGDAVILSFAAGNADFRVRTNDPWLEVGNRAYLSFSAGSHACPAQRAARLITRLAVETALYSLDDISVTVPVEKLTFTPSLWNRNLTSLPVRFTPVPAAHR
- a CDS encoding ATP-binding protein, which translates into the protein METSPTPPRKPSPLVWVCGALAAGYVVVASIVLAVGDTGQLWWLAPGVVALVALVTYAALTARAAGAAAASHAALAREHAALTREHAALAREYAAQREVHDVFMCYMEALTKDSLLPPLPDNPPSPEAGEQFERMRALVVKARDLYAAQRSAVHSAVVSLARKVQVSAHRMQEEAGRMVNRHPNDPDVLETSMRIDHAAAQQARYAQSLAALCGERPGQQWNEALPLSDVVRGAAGRITAYQRVEASGDPAIAVTARVVEPLIHIVAELLANAAQSSPPTTNVLVTLRHVQRGAVIEIDDCGVGMDDRRLEQARAIASGEKLVDLFTLGEVPQTGLPSVGTYVRRYGFRVDLGESVYGGVRAIIMVPSELTEPLAPGHASISGQLALSRQHSTADNLRPVEVPEPTPAQSSPQSQQLPLPDPAPARREQSTETPVSVDDGLPVLPRRKSRRGDADAENSNEITMNLPVIPAVPADPRRAAEEAGQWMSAFLSSDSAATNRIAATPNPPYEPRDTSEE
- a CDS encoding ABC transporter permease; this translates as MPEGVLVTRRAATTVRTVVARELRTHLRNGYFVVSTVLVLAVLVGYLLLHASVFTRLASTTVGLVGQATAIAEPLRQAADDTGEDLAVVPYHDAAQARADVVRGELDVLVSGSAANLRALSGSELDDSVRALLTGVAQDEVLDAKLVEAGLDPVDVHTDVAAARVTVQTAEPPAVARDERLGTALVVVLLLVLGIAGSSGVVARSLTEDGTRIPDASASECPRRIVLGKVVGVGLVGGVQVLVLGAATLAVTAATGALSTVAPATSALLWGLVWFVLGYALYWPVFVAAAATSGPVRSVVLPTTAVVVTGLGAVMLALPDPESTTALTVSFVPPLSPFVVPSHLTTGTAGAFEVVTALLLTVAATIVLTWLARAHVRTPAKA
- a CDS encoding roadblock/LC7 domain-containing protein, whose product is MVAHAGDNSWMLEQIRSVRGVRHAIVLTSDGLLKVKTDQTATDVADKLAAACAGLTSLGRGVGDEFGTGGDPKQVMVEFEGGFLFVRGAGDGSRLAVVTDPVIDPGLIAQQMQLQVLQIGERTLSTPTRTR
- a CDS encoding FAD-binding oxidoreductase, whose protein sequence is MNDTADHRLRSAWTPEAGGAAALPPHAVRWLTRRIGPLSPAAPAAPASAFVVPPSRLPAAARAALVDAVGAGHVLDGESERLGRAGGMSYLDLLRRRYPGGLAVPDAVVVPGDPDEVQRVVDACVAHDVGVVPFGGGTSVVGGVAALRGDKAAVIALDLERLDRLVSVDRTSRLAVFQAGVRGPDAQRLLAAHGLTLGHVPQSFERATLGGFAATRSAGQASSGYGRFEDMVQGVRLATPSGPWRLGVAPASAAGPNLRALAVGSEGTLGVITEVTVRVRPSPERERYEGFVLRGWQHATEVVRALAQNGLLADVTRVSDVDETEVTLALKGGFATKALRRYLAARRVHEPCLLILGWHGPAPQRARALRLLKAAGAVPLGRAPGEAWRHGRFSGPRQRDALLDLGVCVETLETATHWSRLRELYDEVRVALHGALDRPVVMCHISHAYETGASLYFTVLAARDPHDPFGQWERAKRAASEAISERGRGTITHHHAVGVDHAPYLRAEIGDVGVSVLAAAKQAADPKGVLNPGKLGL
- a CDS encoding GTP-binding protein, with product MGSESSERYVPSTVVQSVKILVVGAFGVGKTTLIGSVSEIPPLRTEETMTTASVGVDSLAGLDDKSSTTVAMDFGRITLNPEIVLYLFGTPGQKRFWNLWEGLADGAVGALVMVDSRRLQDSFEVFDQLELHTRVPFAVAVNQFPGSPEYDPEKLREALDLLPETPIVYCDARDRQSSVQSLIKLVEYAIAVRRNSEVA
- a CDS encoding TetR/AcrR family transcriptional regulator; the protein is MKPERHTSVRTGAGAVVAERATGSRVPDDALLDAARTCVLAGGVRRTTLTDIARVAGVSRMTLYRRYPDVRSVLAALMTREFGALLHRVNAAIDASQPARARLTDLGVAAVRALGADPLLRTVLDRDAELLLPYVTERLGSTQRLAEQVVAGLVAEGHADGSVRRGEPGAQVRALLLTVQSFVLSWRPATHDVPDEALLSELRHLLDESLRP
- a CDS encoding DUF742 domain-containing protein, which codes for MDRSEEYQDRPVRPYVITGGRAHPTRNTLRPETLLVANPESQLPVSTSREKRLLVDMCRGVLSVAEAAAHLRLPVSVVVVLASDLIDTGHLVVRSSPQRLVIPEIDLLEKVLNGLRKL